A window of Leclercia adecarboxylata contains these coding sequences:
- a CDS encoding TonB-dependent receptor, whose product MNNTRKMNKTLLALAIGAIAHSAVAAESKKEETIVVQSAASDFKPGGDQLVPAFLDGQVANGGRMGMLGQQNAMDVPFNIISYTSKLVEDQQARTIADVVANDAGVQSVQGYGNSAESYRIRGLKFDGDDMTFGGLSGVLPRQVVDAQMVDRIEIFKGANSLMNGAASSGVGGMINLEPKHAGATPQAKVGVDYTSDSQIGTTLDAGRRFGDNDQFGARVNVVHREGEAPVANDRRRTTLLSTGLDYAGDNFRSSLDLGYQKKTFHGSETGVNISGVDFVPEPPKNDRNYSQKWAYSNIENEFGMWRSEYDITDSWTAYTGLGAQHAHEEGLYSGAKLVDKSGKATATRLDTNRISDSVSGMAGIRGNFETGFVTHKVNVGYSAMTKNEKIAWKMSAAKDNPVTNIYHNTGVDAPSSTNFNGSGGNYSDPLTSGRTRTQGWLLSDTLGVLDDTLLFTVGARHQKVVIRGYNKITGVENEADSFDGDRWMPTYGVVYKPWDTVSLYANHTEALQPGKTAPNTAINYGQSTGIVHSKQNEVGVKADFGRVGGSLALFEIKMPSAILDSQTKYYGLDAEQRNRGVELNVFGEPVLGLRLNASATWLQAELTKTNNGVNQGNDAIGVPNFYAVLGAEYDIKPVEGLTATARVNHSGSQYADLANSKKLDSYTTLDLGMRYRFAVNNNQNQMTVRAGIENITDENYWASVDDSGTYLFQGEARTFKVSVGYEF is encoded by the coding sequence ATGAACAACACCAGAAAAATGAACAAAACGCTGCTGGCGCTCGCCATCGGCGCTATCGCTCATTCCGCCGTTGCGGCAGAGAGCAAAAAAGAAGAGACCATCGTGGTGCAGTCCGCTGCCAGCGACTTTAAACCCGGTGGCGACCAGCTGGTGCCCGCCTTCCTTGACGGACAGGTGGCGAACGGCGGGCGCATGGGGATGCTCGGTCAGCAAAATGCGATGGACGTGCCGTTTAACATCATCAGCTACACCTCCAAACTGGTGGAAGATCAGCAGGCCCGCACCATTGCTGACGTGGTCGCTAACGATGCGGGCGTGCAGTCCGTGCAGGGCTACGGCAACAGCGCGGAGAGCTATCGCATTCGCGGCCTGAAGTTCGACGGGGATGACATGACCTTCGGCGGACTCTCCGGCGTGCTGCCGCGTCAGGTGGTGGATGCCCAGATGGTGGATCGCATCGAGATCTTCAAAGGGGCTAACTCCCTGATGAACGGCGCGGCCAGCTCCGGCGTGGGCGGGATGATCAACCTTGAGCCGAAACATGCCGGCGCCACGCCGCAGGCGAAAGTGGGCGTGGACTACACCTCCGATTCGCAGATTGGCACCACCCTGGACGCCGGTCGTCGCTTTGGCGATAACGACCAGTTTGGCGCCCGCGTCAACGTGGTTCACCGTGAAGGTGAAGCCCCGGTAGCCAACGACCGCCGCCGCACCACGTTACTCTCTACCGGCCTGGACTATGCGGGGGACAATTTCCGCAGCTCCCTGGACCTGGGCTATCAGAAGAAAACCTTCCACGGCTCAGAAACCGGGGTCAATATCTCCGGCGTTGATTTCGTGCCGGAGCCGCCGAAAAACGATCGCAACTACTCCCAGAAATGGGCCTACAGCAATATCGAAAACGAATTCGGCATGTGGCGCAGCGAGTACGACATCACCGACAGCTGGACCGCCTATACCGGGCTGGGTGCCCAGCACGCCCATGAAGAGGGGCTCTACAGCGGGGCGAAGCTGGTGGACAAAAGCGGCAAAGCCACCGCGACCCGCCTGGATACCAACCGCATCAGCGACAGCGTGAGCGGCATGGCGGGCATTCGCGGTAACTTTGAGACCGGCTTCGTGACGCACAAGGTGAACGTCGGTTATTCGGCGATGACCAAAAACGAAAAAATCGCCTGGAAGATGTCGGCTGCGAAGGATAACCCGGTCACCAACATCTATCACAACACTGGCGTGGACGCGCCATCAAGCACCAACTTCAATGGCTCGGGCGGTAACTACAGCGATCCGCTCACCAGCGGCCGCACCCGCACCCAGGGCTGGCTGCTGAGCGACACCCTCGGCGTGCTGGATGATACCCTGCTGTTTACCGTCGGCGCCCGCCATCAGAAGGTGGTGATCCGCGGCTACAACAAAATCACCGGTGTGGAAAACGAGGCTGACAGCTTCGACGGCGACCGCTGGATGCCGACCTATGGCGTGGTCTACAAGCCGTGGGACACGGTCTCCCTGTACGCTAACCACACCGAGGCGCTGCAGCCGGGTAAAACCGCGCCAAATACTGCGATCAACTACGGTCAGAGCACCGGGATCGTCCACTCGAAGCAGAACGAAGTGGGCGTGAAGGCTGATTTCGGTCGCGTTGGCGGCTCGCTGGCGCTGTTTGAGATCAAAATGCCGTCTGCCATTCTCGACAGTCAGACCAAATACTACGGTCTGGACGCCGAGCAGCGTAACCGCGGCGTGGAGCTGAACGTCTTTGGCGAGCCGGTGCTGGGTCTGCGTCTGAATGCCAGCGCCACCTGGCTGCAGGCGGAGCTGACCAAAACCAACAACGGCGTCAACCAGGGCAACGACGCCATTGGCGTACCCAATTTCTACGCCGTGCTGGGGGCAGAGTATGACATCAAACCTGTCGAGGGTCTGACCGCCACCGCCCGCGTAAACCACTCCGGCTCGCAGTATGCGGATCTCGCCAACAGCAAGAAGCTGGACAGCTACACCACCCTGGATCTGGGCATGCGTTACCGCTTCGCGGTGAACAATAACCAGAACCAGATGACCGTTCGCGCCGGGATCGAAAACATTACCGACGAGAACTACTGGGCCAGCGTGGACGACAGCGGTACCTACCTGTTCCAGGGTGAGGCGCGTACCTTTAAGGTCTCGGTTGGCTACGAGTTCTGA
- a CDS encoding PhoX family protein: MGKPLKSVFKKEHRDDVSNTSANPVFSSVLSRRRFLQMGAVAGAAASFPFLLKSENALAAVSRPSALSKAVALGFTSIPVSTDDTVRVPEGYVARPFYRWGDATGIKGAMPAFKFDASNTPDEQAAQAGMHHDGMAWFSLPQGEENPGHGLLAMNHEYIDNGMLFTDGTANWSLDKARKGQNAMGVSVIEVKKRGSDWEVVRPSGFARRITVNTPMQLTGPARQQDLMKTAADPQGERVLGTMQNCANGHTPWGTYLTCEENWSDIFVKKGERNVLEKRYGISDSDESYRWSEVDDRFSVDKTPNEPNRFGWVVEIDPYNPDSTPRKHTALGRFKHEGAAVTLAADKRVVTYMGDDQKFEYIYKFVSDNKYHPADRDANMQLLTAGTLYVARFNDDGSGEWLPLVFGQNGLDKSKGFESQGDLLIKTRLAADAVGATKMDRPEWIAVDPHASGSVYCTLTNNSDRGKEGKAPVDAANPRANNAFGHIMHWHEEGEDPAALRFKWDILVLAGRTDTADEKAKGSMKGAGFGSPDGLSFDHQGVLWIQTDVSSSTINKKAYEGMGNNQMVATIPGTNEYRRFLTGPRGCEITGIAFTPDNRTLFINIQHPGEGGDDITDPANPRAVSNWPDNNPNGRPRASTVVITKADGGIIGS; this comes from the coding sequence GTGGGTAAACCTCTTAAGTCCGTATTCAAAAAAGAACATCGCGACGATGTCAGCAATACCAGCGCTAACCCGGTATTTTCCAGCGTGCTCTCCCGTCGCCGTTTTCTGCAGATGGGTGCCGTTGCCGGTGCTGCCGCCTCTTTCCCGTTCCTGCTTAAGTCTGAAAACGCCCTGGCTGCGGTTTCCCGGCCTTCAGCCCTGAGCAAAGCGGTCGCGCTCGGCTTTACCAGCATTCCGGTGTCGACCGATGATACGGTCAGGGTGCCCGAGGGCTACGTGGCGCGTCCTTTCTACCGCTGGGGCGATGCCACCGGTATTAAGGGGGCTATGCCGGCATTCAAATTTGACGCCAGCAACACCCCCGACGAGCAGGCGGCGCAGGCGGGCATGCACCACGACGGCATGGCGTGGTTTAGCCTGCCGCAAGGAGAGGAGAACCCCGGCCACGGCCTGCTGGCGATGAACCATGAGTACATCGACAACGGTATGCTCTTTACCGACGGCACCGCCAACTGGAGCCTGGATAAGGCGCGCAAAGGACAGAACGCCATGGGCGTGTCGGTTATCGAGGTGAAAAAGCGCGGCAGCGACTGGGAAGTGGTGCGTCCTTCCGGCTTCGCCCGCCGCATTACGGTCAACACCCCCATGCAGCTCACCGGCCCGGCGCGCCAGCAGGACTTAATGAAAACCGCCGCCGATCCGCAGGGCGAGCGGGTGCTCGGCACCATGCAAAACTGCGCCAACGGCCACACGCCGTGGGGCACCTACCTGACCTGCGAAGAGAACTGGTCGGATATTTTCGTCAAGAAAGGCGAACGTAACGTGCTGGAGAAGCGCTACGGCATCAGCGACAGCGATGAGTCCTACCGCTGGAGCGAAGTGGACGACAGGTTCAGCGTCGATAAAACCCCTAACGAGCCGAACCGCTTTGGCTGGGTCGTCGAGATCGATCCCTACAACCCGGACTCCACGCCGCGCAAACACACCGCGCTGGGGCGTTTCAAGCATGAAGGTGCCGCCGTCACCCTGGCCGCCGATAAGCGTGTGGTCACCTACATGGGCGATGACCAGAAGTTTGAGTACATCTACAAATTTGTCTCCGACAATAAATACCATCCGGCGGATCGCGACGCCAACATGCAGCTCCTGACCGCCGGCACGCTCTACGTCGCCAGATTCAACGACGACGGCTCCGGCGAGTGGCTGCCGCTGGTCTTCGGCCAGAACGGCCTGGACAAGAGCAAAGGCTTCGAAAGTCAGGGCGACCTGCTGATTAAAACCCGCCTGGCGGCCGATGCGGTGGGGGCCACCAAAATGGACAGGCCGGAGTGGATTGCGGTCGATCCCCATGCCAGCGGCAGCGTTTACTGCACCCTGACCAACAACAGCGATCGCGGCAAAGAGGGCAAAGCGCCGGTGGACGCGGCCAACCCGCGGGCCAATAACGCCTTCGGCCACATCATGCACTGGCACGAAGAGGGCGAAGATCCGGCGGCATTACGCTTCAAATGGGACATACTGGTGCTGGCCGGGCGTACGGACACCGCGGATGAAAAGGCGAAGGGCAGCATGAAGGGGGCCGGGTTTGGCAGCCCGGACGGCCTGTCGTTCGACCATCAGGGCGTGCTCTGGATCCAGACCGACGTCTCTTCCAGCACCATTAACAAGAAAGCCTACGAGGGAATGGGCAACAACCAGATGGTGGCGACCATTCCGGGCACTAACGAATATCGCCGCTTCCTGACGGGCCCGCGCGGCTGCGAAATTACCGGTATCGCTTTCACCCCGGACAACCGCACGCTGTTTATCAATATTCAGCATCCGGGCGAGGGCGGGGACGACATTACCGACCCGGCAAACCCGCGCGCCGTCTCCAACTGGCCGGACAATAACCCGAACGGACGCCCCCGCGCCTCGACGGTGGTCATCACCAAAGCGGACGGCGGCATTATCGGGTCGTGA
- the pheP gene encoding phenylalanine transporter, giving the protein MRNASSASDKSVAEAASEQTPTLHRGLQNRHIQLIALGGAIGTGLFLGIGPAIQMAGPAVLLGYAIAGMIAFLIMRQLGEMVVEEPVSGSFAHFAYKYWGPFAGFLSGWNYWVMFVLVGMAELTAAGIYMQYWLPDVPTWVWAAVFFIIINAVNLVNVRLYGETEFWFALIKVLAIIGMIGFGLWMLFTGHGGERATIDNLWQHGGFLATGWKGLVLSLAVIMFSFGGLELIGITAAEAQDPHKSIPKAVNQVVYRILLFYIGSLVVLLALYPWVEVKSDSSPFVMIFHDLNSNLVASALNFVILVASLSVYNSGVYSNSRMLFGLSVQGNAPKFLTRVSRRGVPVNSLLLSGGITSLVVLINYLLPHEAFGLLMALVVATLLLNWIMICLAHLRFRAAMRRKGRETQFKALLYPAGNYLCIAFLAMILVLMCTMDGMRTSAILLPVWIVFLFAAFKLSRKK; this is encoded by the coding sequence GTGAGAAACGCCTCATCCGCTTCAGATAAAAGTGTTGCTGAAGCCGCGTCGGAACAGACACCGACGCTCCACCGTGGTTTACAGAACCGCCATATTCAACTTATCGCCCTCGGCGGCGCAATTGGTACCGGGCTGTTCCTCGGTATCGGGCCTGCCATTCAGATGGCCGGCCCTGCCGTGCTGCTGGGTTATGCCATTGCGGGCATGATCGCGTTTTTGATCATGCGCCAGCTCGGTGAGATGGTGGTGGAAGAGCCGGTGTCAGGCTCCTTCGCCCACTTTGCTTACAAATACTGGGGCCCCTTTGCCGGGTTCCTCTCCGGCTGGAACTACTGGGTAATGTTTGTGCTGGTGGGGATGGCGGAGCTGACTGCCGCAGGCATCTACATGCAGTACTGGCTGCCGGACGTACCCACCTGGGTCTGGGCGGCGGTCTTCTTTATCATCATCAACGCCGTTAACCTGGTGAACGTGCGCCTGTACGGTGAGACGGAGTTCTGGTTTGCCCTGATCAAGGTGCTGGCGATCATCGGCATGATCGGCTTTGGCCTGTGGATGCTCTTCACCGGCCACGGCGGCGAGCGGGCGACCATCGACAACCTGTGGCAGCACGGCGGCTTCCTTGCCACCGGCTGGAAAGGGCTGGTGCTCTCCCTGGCGGTGATCATGTTCTCCTTTGGTGGGCTGGAGCTTATCGGCATTACCGCCGCCGAAGCGCAGGATCCGCATAAGAGCATCCCGAAAGCGGTCAACCAGGTGGTGTACCGTATTCTGCTGTTCTATATCGGCTCGCTGGTGGTTCTGCTGGCGCTCTACCCGTGGGTGGAGGTGAAGTCCGACAGCAGCCCGTTTGTGATGATTTTCCACGATCTGAACAGCAACCTGGTGGCGTCGGCGCTGAACTTTGTGATTCTGGTGGCTTCGCTGTCGGTCTATAACAGCGGCGTCTACTCCAACAGCCGGATGCTGTTTGGCCTCTCCGTGCAGGGCAACGCACCGAAGTTCTTAACCCGCGTCAGCCGTCGCGGCGTGCCGGTGAACTCGCTGCTGCTCTCCGGGGGCATTACCTCGCTGGTGGTGCTGATCAACTACCTGCTGCCGCACGAAGCCTTTGGCCTGCTGATGGCGCTGGTGGTGGCAACCTTGCTGCTGAACTGGATCATGATCTGCCTGGCGCACCTGCGTTTTCGCGCAGCGATGCGCCGCAAAGGGCGCGAGACGCAGTTCAAAGCGCTGCTCTACCCGGCGGGTAACTACCTCTGTATCGCTTTTCTGGCGATGATCCTGGTGCTGATGTGCACCATGGACGGCATGCGCACCTCGGCAATCCTGCTTCCGGTGTGGATTGTGTTCCTGTTTGCGGCGTTTAAGCTGTCGCGCAAAAAGTAG
- a CDS encoding helix-turn-helix domain-containing protein, producing MATLKELMARQSEESQERIVAKVEELRIIVALNQLREELNISQTELAAAMGVKQPTIAKIEQTDNDPRLSTLKRYVTALGGEVSIDVILPTGKRVAFHF from the coding sequence ATGGCAACGTTAAAAGAACTCATGGCCCGGCAGAGTGAAGAAAGTCAGGAGCGGATAGTCGCAAAGGTTGAGGAACTGCGTATTATTGTCGCGCTGAACCAACTTCGCGAAGAGCTCAACATTTCGCAAACGGAGCTTGCCGCCGCGATGGGGGTTAAACAGCCTACCATTGCGAAGATTGAGCAAACGGATAACGATCCGCGCCTCTCCACCCTTAAGCGCTATGTCACGGCTTTAGGCGGTGAAGTAAGCATTGATGTGATCCTCCCAACAGGAAAGCGGGTCGCGTTTCATTTTTGA
- a CDS encoding type II toxin-antitoxin system RelE/ParE family toxin, whose protein sequence is MWEVETTDKFDEWFHNQKQALKEDILAALHILSEYGPQLGRPFVDTLKGSQFTNMKELRIQHAGDPVRAFFAFDPGRKAIILCAGNKTGTAEKRFYKQMIAIADAEFSKYLANQEAKWQR, encoded by the coding sequence ATGTGGGAAGTCGAAACAACGGATAAGTTTGACGAATGGTTTCATAATCAGAAACAAGCCCTCAAGGAAGACATACTGGCAGCACTGCACATTCTTTCAGAATATGGTCCACAACTTGGGCGCCCCTTTGTCGATACCCTTAAGGGCTCGCAATTTACCAACATGAAAGAACTACGTATTCAGCATGCAGGGGATCCGGTTCGCGCTTTTTTTGCGTTTGATCCCGGGCGCAAAGCCATTATTTTATGCGCAGGCAACAAGACAGGAACCGCTGAAAAGCGTTTCTATAAACAGATGATCGCCATAGCTGACGCTGAATTCAGCAAATATCTGGCAAATCAGGAGGCCAAATGGCAACGTTAA
- a CDS encoding MFS transporter, translated as MVSTTESSGKVAGQYRMLVPRLSLMMFLQFFIWGSWSVTLGLVMTQHNMSLLIGDAFSAGPIASILSPFVLGMLVDRFFASQKVMAVMHLAGAAILWFVPGALIAENGALLIGLLFGYTLCYMPTLALTNNIAFHSLANVDKTFPVVRVFGTIGWIVAGIFIGVTGVAASVTIFQVAAASSVLLALYSLTLPHTPAPAKGMPVKMRDLFCADAFALLKTRHFFIFCLCAMLISVPLGTYYAYTASYLADAGIADVSTAMSFGQMSEIFFMLVIPLLFRRLGVKYMLLIGMLAWFVRYAMFALGVSEEGRILLYLGILLHGVCYDFFFVVGFIYTDRVAGEKVKGQAQSMIVMFTYGIGMLLGSQISGALYNRLVAGQTVPQAWVTFWWIPAVAAAVIALVFLVSFKYDDDKA; from the coding sequence ATGGTGTCGACAACTGAAAGTAGTGGAAAGGTAGCAGGGCAGTACCGGATGCTGGTCCCGCGTCTGTCGCTGATGATGTTTCTGCAGTTCTTTATCTGGGGTAGCTGGTCGGTCACCCTTGGTCTGGTGATGACCCAGCACAATATGTCCTTGCTGATTGGCGATGCGTTCTCCGCCGGGCCGATCGCCTCAATTTTATCGCCGTTTGTTCTCGGCATGCTGGTGGACCGCTTCTTTGCTTCGCAAAAAGTGATGGCGGTGATGCACTTGGCCGGGGCGGCGATCCTCTGGTTCGTGCCGGGCGCACTGATTGCTGAAAACGGCGCGCTGCTGATCGGCCTGCTGTTTGGCTACACCCTCTGCTACATGCCGACCCTGGCGCTGACCAACAATATCGCCTTCCACAGCCTGGCGAACGTCGACAAAACCTTCCCGGTGGTCCGCGTGTTCGGCACCATCGGCTGGATTGTGGCGGGGATCTTTATCGGCGTCACCGGCGTCGCCGCAAGCGTGACCATCTTCCAGGTGGCGGCGGCCAGTTCCGTCCTGCTGGCGCTTTATAGCCTGACGCTGCCCCACACGCCAGCCCCCGCCAAAGGCATGCCGGTGAAGATGCGCGATCTCTTCTGCGCCGACGCTTTTGCCCTGCTGAAAACCCGCCACTTCTTTATCTTCTGCCTGTGCGCGATGCTGATCTCCGTCCCGCTGGGCACCTACTACGCTTACACCGCCTCTTACCTGGCGGATGCCGGGATCGCGGATGTCAGTACCGCCATGTCCTTCGGCCAGATGTCTGAAATCTTCTTCATGCTGGTGATCCCGCTGCTGTTCCGCCGTCTGGGCGTGAAGTACATGCTGCTGATCGGCATGCTGGCGTGGTTTGTCCGATACGCGATGTTTGCCCTCGGCGTGAGCGAAGAGGGACGCATTCTGCTCTATCTCGGCATCCTGCTGCACGGCGTGTGCTATGACTTCTTCTTTGTGGTGGGCTTTATCTATACCGACCGCGTGGCGGGCGAAAAGGTCAAAGGCCAGGCGCAGAGCATGATCGTCATGTTCACCTACGGCATCGGCATGCTGCTGGGTTCACAGATTTCCGGCGCGCTGTACAACCGCCTGGTGGCGGGGCAGACCGTACCTCAGGCCTGGGTTACCTTCTGGTGGATCCCGGCGGTGGCGGCTGCGGTCATCGCGCTCGTTTTCCTTGTCTCGTTCAAATATGACGACGACAAGGCGTAA
- a CDS encoding sugar phosphate isomerase/epimerase family protein has translation MRTIKGPGIFLSQFIGGQPPFNTLDGLAGWAAEKGYKALQIPCNHKAIFDVEQAAESQTYCDEISGRLAEKGLVISELSTHLEGQLIAVNPAYDEAFDNFAPQAVRGNAAARQAWATGIVKKAAVASARLGLTAHATFSGSLAWPFMYPWPPHNEARFEEAFSELARRWRPILDAFDEQGVNVCYEIHPGEDLHDGVTFERFLALLDNHPRCNMLYDPSHLLLQQIDYLSYIDHYHTRIKAFHVKDAEYRPNGRSGVYGGYQSWINRAGRFRSPGDGQIDFKGIFSKLTQYDYDGWAVLEWECCLKDGDTGAREGREFISRHIIPVSDRAFDDFAAGELHD, from the coding sequence ATGAGGACGATTAAAGGCCCGGGTATTTTTCTGTCGCAGTTTATCGGCGGGCAGCCGCCGTTCAACACCCTCGACGGACTGGCAGGCTGGGCGGCGGAAAAGGGCTATAAGGCGCTGCAAATTCCCTGTAACCATAAAGCGATTTTTGACGTGGAGCAGGCGGCAGAGAGCCAGACCTACTGCGACGAAATCAGCGGCAGGCTGGCGGAGAAGGGGCTGGTCATCAGCGAGCTCTCCACCCATCTGGAGGGGCAGCTGATCGCCGTCAATCCGGCCTACGACGAGGCGTTTGATAACTTCGCTCCCCAGGCGGTGCGCGGCAACGCCGCCGCCCGCCAGGCATGGGCCACCGGTATCGTCAAAAAGGCGGCGGTGGCCTCGGCCCGGCTTGGGCTCACCGCCCACGCCACCTTCTCCGGATCGCTGGCCTGGCCGTTTATGTACCCCTGGCCGCCCCATAACGAGGCGCGTTTCGAGGAGGCGTTCAGCGAACTGGCCCGCCGCTGGCGGCCGATTCTGGATGCCTTCGACGAGCAGGGGGTTAACGTCTGCTATGAGATCCACCCCGGGGAAGACCTGCACGACGGCGTCACCTTCGAGCGTTTCCTTGCACTGCTGGACAACCATCCGCGCTGTAACATGCTTTACGATCCGAGCCACCTGCTGTTACAGCAGATCGACTATCTGAGCTATATCGATCACTACCACACCCGCATCAAGGCGTTTCACGTGAAGGACGCCGAGTACCGCCCCAACGGGCGCAGCGGAGTGTATGGCGGGTATCAGAGCTGGATCAACCGCGCCGGACGCTTCCGTTCACCGGGCGACGGGCAGATCGACTTTAAGGGCATCTTCAGCAAGCTGACCCAGTACGACTACGACGGCTGGGCCGTGCTGGAGTGGGAGTGCTGTCTGAAGGATGGCGACACCGGGGCGCGGGAAGGGCGCGAGTTCATCTCCCGCCACATTATTCCGGTCTCCGATCGGGCGTTTGACGATTTCGCCGCAGGAGAACTTCATGATTAA
- a CDS encoding Gfo/Idh/MocA family protein, giving the protein MINVGIIGSGFIGPAHIEALRRLGFVQVVALCDGSPEQAQEKARALNIPHAYGSVDELLAHPDLHVVHNCTPNHLHAGINRQILRAGKHVFSEKPLCMTPDEARELVALAEQAGVVHGVSFVYRQFAMVRQAASMVAAGSLGRLFAAHGSYLQDWMLLETDYNWRVDAALGGASRAVADIGSHWCDTIQFVTGRRIVEVMADLSIVWPTRKANVAGNQTFSQAGDALYEDKPVTTEDFGSVLFRFEDGSKGSFNVSQVSAGRKNRLSLEVNGSGCSLAWDQEVPQQLWVGHRAQANQTLTDDPGLMNRDVANSAHFPGGHIEGWPDAFKNMMAQFYQAVQAGRMPEKPVFATFHDGANVMYIIDAIVKSHQQQRWVAVAQ; this is encoded by the coding sequence ATGATTAACGTCGGCATTATCGGCAGCGGCTTTATCGGCCCGGCACACATTGAAGCCCTGCGTCGTCTCGGCTTTGTCCAGGTAGTCGCCCTGTGCGACGGCTCGCCCGAACAGGCGCAAGAGAAGGCCCGGGCGCTGAACATTCCTCACGCCTACGGCAGCGTGGATGAACTGCTGGCGCACCCGGATCTGCACGTGGTGCATAACTGCACCCCCAACCATCTGCATGCCGGGATCAACCGCCAGATCCTGCGTGCCGGGAAGCATGTCTTCTCTGAAAAGCCGCTCTGCATGACCCCAGACGAGGCGCGGGAGCTGGTGGCGCTGGCGGAGCAGGCAGGCGTAGTACACGGCGTAAGCTTTGTTTATCGCCAGTTTGCAATGGTGCGCCAGGCGGCGAGCATGGTGGCAGCGGGCAGCCTCGGACGGCTGTTCGCCGCCCATGGCAGCTACCTGCAGGACTGGATGCTGCTGGAGACCGACTACAACTGGCGGGTCGACGCCGCACTCGGCGGGGCTTCCCGGGCGGTGGCCGATATCGGCTCCCACTGGTGCGACACTATCCAGTTTGTGACCGGGCGGCGCATCGTCGAGGTGATGGCCGATCTCTCCATCGTCTGGCCGACCCGCAAGGCCAACGTGGCCGGGAACCAGACCTTCAGCCAGGCGGGCGATGCGCTGTATGAAGACAAGCCTGTCACCACCGAGGATTTCGGCTCGGTGCTGTTCCGCTTTGAGGATGGCAGCAAAGGCAGCTTTAACGTCTCGCAGGTGAGCGCCGGACGAAAAAACCGCCTCAGCCTCGAGGTGAACGGCAGCGGATGTTCCCTGGCCTGGGATCAGGAGGTGCCGCAGCAGCTGTGGGTGGGCCATCGCGCCCAGGCCAATCAGACGCTGACGGACGATCCGGGCCTGATGAACCGGGATGTGGCGAACAGCGCCCACTTCCCCGGCGGGCACATCGAAGGCTGGCCTGACGCCTTTAAAAACATGATGGCGCAGTTTTATCAGGCGGTGCAGGCGGGCAGGATGCCGGAGAAGCCGGTGTTTGCCACCTTCCATGACGGGGCGAACGTGATGTACATCATTGATGCGATAGTCAAAAGCCATCAGCAGCAGCGCTGGGTCGCCGTGGCGCAGTAG
- a CDS encoding LacI family DNA-binding transcriptional regulator, with protein sequence MSIQKIAQLAGVSVATVSRVLNNSDTVKAKNRDRVLQAIKEANYQPNLLARQLRTSRSYMILVMVSNIANPFCAEVVKGIEEQAEKNGYRILLCNSGSDIERSRSGLSLLSGKMVDGIITMDAFSRLTELAALIGDAPWVQCAEYADAGGVSCVGINDVDASQHVVSHLADGGRQRIALINHDLSYKYARLRERGYKSVLHLRDLSYQAVEYASDLSAAAGKAAMSKLLAAEPRPDAVFAVSDTLAAGALRAIEEAGLRVPQDIAVAGFDGTELSGMVSPPLSTIEQPSRDIGRKAVDLLLNKIDNPDAPTERVMMNWRFISRAST encoded by the coding sequence ATGTCAATTCAGAAAATCGCCCAACTGGCGGGCGTCTCGGTGGCGACGGTATCGCGCGTACTGAATAACAGCGATACCGTCAAAGCCAAAAACCGCGATCGCGTCTTGCAGGCGATTAAAGAGGCTAACTATCAGCCCAATCTACTGGCCCGTCAGCTGCGAACGTCGCGCAGCTATATGATTCTGGTGATGGTCTCCAACATTGCCAACCCGTTCTGCGCCGAGGTGGTGAAGGGCATTGAGGAGCAGGCGGAAAAAAACGGCTACCGTATCCTGCTGTGTAACTCCGGCTCCGACATCGAACGCTCCCGCTCCGGGCTGAGCCTGCTCTCCGGCAAAATGGTCGACGGGATTATCACCATGGACGCCTTCTCCCGGCTTACCGAACTGGCGGCGCTGATTGGCGATGCCCCCTGGGTGCAGTGCGCCGAATACGCCGACGCGGGCGGCGTCTCGTGCGTCGGGATTAACGACGTCGATGCGTCCCAGCATGTGGTCAGCCACCTGGCGGACGGCGGGCGCCAGCGGATCGCACTGATTAACCATGACCTGAGCTATAAGTACGCCCGGCTGCGCGAGCGGGGATATAAAAGCGTGCTGCACCTGCGCGACCTGTCGTATCAGGCGGTGGAGTATGCCAGCGATCTCAGCGCCGCAGCAGGTAAAGCGGCGATGAGTAAACTGCTGGCCGCCGAGCCGCGCCCGGATGCGGTGTTTGCCGTCTCCGATACCCTGGCCGCGGGCGCCCTGCGCGCAATTGAGGAGGCGGGGCTGCGCGTGCCCCAGGATATCGCCGTGGCGGGGTTTGACGGCACGGAGCTTTCGGGGATGGTATCGCCGCCGCTCAGCACCATCGAGCAGCCGTCGCGGGATATCGGGCGTAAGGCGGTCGATCTGCTGCTGAATAAAATCGACAACCCCGACGCCCCTACCGAGCGGGTGATGATGAACTGGCGCTTTATTTCCCGCGCCAGCACCTGA